One part of the Marichromatium purpuratum 984 genome encodes these proteins:
- a CDS encoding sensor histidine kinase, with protein MRALLFLALSYIPLWILLQQVPGWPVASLCAPEAALTLAAVVLGGLQALLLPITATLISALITWPEEAATRQLATALLPLPLYGLLGHYLARRRLMLAPSLNALLAIATTALTVIAVQSLLQPDTLTAEPGQGGAIFVSLLVTAALFSLRQHPEHHPTPPPPAQDTARATLGLALLLALLSAPLSAHGIAALLPLLGLLALPLAAALGLALGPRAALAMLCGLELLALMLAGALGTPALTPLYQAILVLIGGALPLAINQLRLHVETTTATIGLARRYDEERVAHGRAAHRLARSLHDDPMQLLTAAALTTQRLARESDDPSRETLQRVHQLIDHAIASMRGVCARLSPPLLHEFGLAEALNRQVRSSAISDEPPLLELDAGPAVVSGSTRILLFDTLQALLEHYRLARIRFTTGDDDGLSIILDIAAPGSAADLPRTTLGQMLELRLQALGGELRLAANGMKIRIEVPPRALLADALDERPG; from the coding sequence GTGCGCGCGCTGTTGTTCCTGGCGCTGAGTTATATCCCGCTGTGGATCCTGCTGCAGCAAGTACCGGGCTGGCCCGTTGCATCGCTCTGTGCGCCGGAGGCCGCCCTGACCCTGGCTGCGGTGGTGCTCGGCGGTCTGCAGGCCCTCCTGCTCCCCATCACCGCAACCCTGATCAGCGCACTGATCACCTGGCCGGAGGAGGCCGCCACCCGCCAGCTCGCCACGGCCTTACTGCCGCTGCCCCTCTACGGCCTGCTCGGACACTATCTGGCGCGCAGGCGACTGATGCTTGCGCCCTCGCTCAACGCCCTGCTGGCGATTGCCACCACGGCGCTGACCGTCATCGCCGTACAGAGCCTGCTCCAGCCCGACACCCTGACCGCCGAACCTGGCCAGGGCGGTGCCATCTTCGTCTCCTTGCTGGTCACCGCCGCCCTGTTCTCGTTGCGTCAACACCCTGAACACCATCCCACGCCACCACCACCGGCACAGGATACGGCCCGCGCCACCCTCGGGCTGGCGCTGCTGTTGGCCTTGTTGAGCGCGCCATTGAGCGCTCACGGCATCGCCGCGCTGCTGCCGCTCCTGGGCCTGCTCGCGCTGCCGCTGGCCGCCGCACTCGGCCTCGCGCTGGGGCCACGCGCGGCGCTGGCGATGCTGTGCGGACTCGAGCTGCTCGCGCTGATGCTGGCCGGCGCACTCGGTACACCGGCACTGACCCCGCTCTATCAGGCGATACTGGTACTGATCGGCGGCGCACTGCCGCTGGCGATCAACCAGCTGCGGCTGCACGTCGAGACGACCACGGCGACGATCGGACTGGCTCGGCGCTACGACGAGGAACGGGTGGCACACGGGCGCGCCGCTCACCGACTCGCCCGCTCCCTGCACGACGACCCGATGCAGTTGCTCACCGCCGCCGCGCTCACCACCCAGCGTCTCGCGCGCGAGAGCGACGATCCCTCGCGCGAAACACTGCAACGCGTCCATCAACTGATCGATCACGCGATCGCCTCGATGCGCGGCGTCTGCGCTCGACTCAGCCCGCCACTGCTGCACGAATTCGGCCTCGCCGAGGCGTTGAACCGCCAGGTGCGGAGTAGCGCCATCAGCGACGAGCCACCGCTGCTCGAACTCGATGCCGGACCCGCAGTGGTCTCGGGGTCGACTCGCATCCTGCTGTTCGACACCCTGCAGGCACTGCTCGAGCACTATCGGCTGGCGCGCATCCGCTTCACCACAGGAGACGACGACGGGTTGTCGATCATCCTCGACATTGCCGCCCCTGGCAGCGCGGCCGACTTGCCACGCACCACGCTCGGCCAGATGCTCGAGCTGCGATTGCAAGCGCTCGGCGGTGAGCTGCGGCTGGCAGCGAATGGCATGAAGATCAGGATAGAGGTGCCACCACGAGCCTTGCTCGCGGATGCGCTGGACGAGCGTCCGGGATGA
- a CDS encoding diguanylate cyclase domain-containing protein: protein MVLRPAPRRDDGRDHCPRVERPHLIDLLDRALQQHRRVNRSCALLVIDIALGRHPANPAHAETMMQTCIQRLQHGRRRQDRLARLGATRLALLLSEVTGAAKVERVVERLRTTLSQPVESSGIQQRPSPRIGFACYPEDAICPAALLEQGERDCTERHRPATILVS, encoded by the coding sequence CTGGTACTGCGTCCGGCACCACGTCGTGACGATGGTCGCGACCACTGCCCCCGGGTCGAGCGACCGCACCTCATCGATCTACTCGATCGCGCGCTGCAACAACATCGCCGAGTCAACCGCTCCTGCGCGTTGCTGGTGATCGACATCGCCTTGGGCAGACACCCCGCCAACCCGGCGCACGCCGAGACGATGATGCAGACCTGCATCCAGCGACTGCAGCACGGGCGCCGCCGCCAGGACCGTCTGGCCCGACTCGGCGCCACCCGGCTGGCACTGCTGCTGAGCGAGGTCACCGGCGCGGCCAAGGTCGAGCGCGTAGTCGAGCGCCTGCGCACCACGCTGTCCCAGCCCGTCGAGTCCAGCGGCATCCAGCAGCGCCCCAGCCCACGAATCGGCTTCGCCTGCTATCCCGAGGATGCGATCTGCCCCGCAGCCCTGCTCGAGCAGGGCGAGCGTGACTGCACCGAGCGACATCGCCCAGCGACCATCCTGGTCAGCTGA
- a CDS encoding response regulator, whose translation MDDHPLVRAGLTSLIAAEPDLEVCGEAETLREGLQLVRDLTPDLTVVDLSLEDGNGLELIKRLRTHDTEIRILVCSVHEEALFAERAIGAGALGYINKHKGIDEVIAAVRQTLAGRIYLSADMQQRFVEGFAQKRMPAQSPVELLTDRELQVFILIGEGLSNGRMAERLHLSVKTIETHREKIKRKLQLSSAAELMRYAVQWQLEQG comes from the coding sequence GTGGATGACCATCCGCTGGTTCGGGCCGGTCTGACGAGCCTGATCGCCGCCGAACCGGATCTCGAGGTCTGTGGCGAGGCCGAGACGCTGCGCGAGGGGTTGCAGCTGGTGCGCGATCTCACGCCGGATCTGACCGTCGTCGATCTCTCACTCGAGGACGGCAACGGTCTGGAGCTGATCAAGCGACTCAGAACCCATGATACGGAGATCCGCATCCTGGTCTGCTCTGTACACGAGGAGGCGCTGTTCGCCGAGCGTGCCATCGGTGCCGGAGCGCTCGGCTATATCAACAAGCATAAGGGGATCGACGAGGTGATCGCCGCGGTGCGCCAGACCCTGGCCGGACGGATCTATCTCAGCGCCGACATGCAGCAGCGCTTCGTCGAGGGTTTTGCGCAGAAGCGGATGCCGGCACAGTCCCCGGTCGAGCTGCTCACCGACCGCGAGCTGCAGGTGTTCATCCTCATCGGCGAGGGGTTGTCGAACGGTCGCATGGCCGAGCGGCTGCACCTCAGCGTCAAGACCATCGAGACCCACCGCGAGAAGATCAAGCGCAAGCTACAGCTCTCCTCGGCTGCCGAACTGATGCGTTACGCGGTGCAGTGGCAGCTCGAGCAGGGCTGA
- the folE gene encoding GTP cyclohydrolase I FolE, producing the protein MAEQARAPKIVTHSHYATSFEAESEAEVYDPRKEGLVREMLDALGEDAEREGLKRTPLRVAKALDFLTSGYQMSAEEIIKKALFEEDAKEMVIVRDIEFYSMCEHHMLPFFGHAHVGYLPNGKVVGLSKIARVVDVFARRLQVQERLTNQVADALMEHLGAHGVAVVMEASHTCMMMRGVQKQRSTTVSSAMRGTFESDPSTRAEFMSFVRG; encoded by the coding sequence ATGGCAGAACAAGCGAGAGCCCCGAAGATCGTCACCCACAGTCACTACGCCACCAGCTTCGAGGCCGAGTCGGAGGCGGAGGTCTATGACCCGCGCAAGGAGGGGCTGGTGCGCGAGATGCTCGACGCGCTCGGCGAGGACGCCGAGCGCGAAGGCCTCAAGCGGACCCCGCTGCGCGTAGCCAAGGCGCTCGACTTCCTCACCAGCGGCTACCAGATGTCGGCCGAGGAGATCATCAAGAAGGCGCTGTTCGAGGAGGACGCCAAGGAGATGGTGATCGTGCGCGACATCGAGTTCTACTCGATGTGCGAGCACCACATGCTGCCCTTCTTCGGGCACGCGCACGTCGGCTACCTGCCCAACGGCAAGGTGGTGGGACTGAGCAAGATCGCGCGCGTCGTCGACGTCTTCGCACGCCGGTTGCAGGTGCAGGAGCGTCTGACCAACCAGGTGGCCGATGCCTTGATGGAGCATCTCGGCGCCCATGGCGTGGCGGTGGTGATGGAGGCCAGCCACACCTGCATGATGATGCGCGGGGTCCAGAAGCAGCGCAGCACCACGGTGTCGAGCGCGATGCGCGGCACCTTCGAAAGCGACCCCAGCACCCGCGCCGAGTTCATGTCCTTCGTGCGCGGCTGA
- a CDS encoding N-acetylglutaminylglutamine amidotransferase codes for MCGFCGEIRFDDLPANLDALSAMNAAMTPRGPDGHGVWQQGRVALAHRRLSIIDLSNHAAQPMVDSELGLSIAFNGCIYNYRELRGVLESKGYRFFSEGDTEVVLKAFHAWGDACVERFHGMFAFAIAERDSGRLTLARDRLGIKPLYLAEVAGGLRFASTLPALLAGGGVDTEIDPVALHHYMHFHSVVPAPHTMLAGVRKLAPATIRVVEPDGRQRDRCYWSPSFEPLAEERGLGYEDWQERVLAALRTAVERRLVADVDVGVLLSGGLDSSLIVGLLAEHGQRGLNTFSVGFESVGGEAGDEFQYSDIIARHYGTTHHKIRVDSAARLLPELPNCVRAMSEPMVSHDVIGFYLLSQEVAKHVKVVQSGQGADEVFAGYHWYPPMVGSNDPVGDYARAFCDRSHAEFCEAVDPRFHGADHSRAFIAAHFAGAGASDALDKALRLDQQIMLVDDPVKRVDNMTMAWGLEARVPFLDHELVELAARMPGAHKLTDDGKGVLKAIGRKIIPSEVIDRPKGYFPVPALKYLRGEVLETVTDLVRSRRARERGLFRADYVEHLLAAPDEHITPLRGSKLWQVALLELWLQEHGI; via the coding sequence ATGTGTGGTTTCTGCGGTGAGATCCGCTTCGACGACCTCCCGGCGAATCTCGACGCCCTGAGTGCCATGAATGCGGCCATGACCCCGCGGGGGCCCGACGGTCACGGGGTCTGGCAGCAGGGTCGGGTGGCGCTCGCCCATCGCCGGCTGTCGATCATCGACCTGAGCAACCATGCCGCGCAGCCGATGGTCGACAGCGAGCTGGGGCTGTCGATCGCCTTCAACGGGTGCATCTACAACTATCGTGAGCTGCGCGGCGTGCTCGAGTCCAAGGGCTATCGCTTCTTCTCCGAGGGCGATACCGAGGTGGTGCTCAAGGCCTTCCATGCCTGGGGCGATGCCTGTGTCGAGCGCTTCCACGGCATGTTCGCCTTCGCCATCGCCGAGCGCGACAGCGGGCGCCTGACCCTGGCGCGCGACCGGCTCGGTATCAAGCCGCTCTATCTCGCCGAGGTCGCCGGCGGGCTGCGCTTCGCCTCGACCCTGCCGGCGCTGCTCGCCGGCGGCGGCGTCGACACCGAGATCGACCCGGTGGCGCTGCACCACTACATGCACTTCCACTCGGTGGTGCCGGCGCCGCACACCATGCTCGCCGGGGTGCGCAAGCTCGCGCCGGCGACCATCCGGGTCGTCGAGCCCGATGGCCGTCAGCGCGATCGTTGCTACTGGTCGCCGAGCTTCGAGCCGCTGGCCGAGGAACGCGGACTCGGCTACGAGGACTGGCAGGAGCGTGTCCTCGCGGCGCTGCGCACCGCCGTCGAGCGCCGCCTGGTGGCCGACGTCGACGTCGGTGTGCTGCTCTCCGGCGGGCTCGATTCGAGCCTCATCGTCGGCCTGCTCGCCGAGCACGGCCAGCGCGGACTCAACACCTTCTCGGTCGGCTTCGAGTCGGTCGGCGGCGAGGCCGGGGATGAGTTCCAGTACTCCGACATCATCGCTCGTCATTACGGCACCACCCATCACAAGATCCGTGTCGACTCGGCCGCGCGGCTGCTCCCGGAGCTGCCCAACTGCGTGCGGGCGATGTCTGAGCCGATGGTCAGCCATGATGTCATCGGCTTCTACCTGCTCTCGCAGGAGGTGGCCAAACACGTCAAGGTGGTGCAGAGCGGGCAGGGGGCCGACGAGGTCTTCGCCGGCTATCACTGGTACCCGCCGATGGTCGGCAGCAACGATCCGGTCGGTGACTATGCCCGCGCCTTCTGCGATCGTAGCCATGCCGAGTTCTGCGAGGCGGTCGATCCGCGCTTCCACGGCGCCGACCACAGCCGCGCCTTCATCGCCGCGCACTTCGCTGGCGCTGGCGCCAGCGACGCGCTCGACAAGGCGCTGCGGCTCGATCAGCAGATCATGCTGGTCGACGACCCGGTCAAGCGGGTCGACAACATGACCATGGCCTGGGGGCTGGAGGCGCGCGTGCCCTTCCTCGATCACGAACTGGTCGAGCTGGCGGCGCGGATGCCCGGCGCGCACAAGCTCACCGATGATGGTAAGGGTGTGCTCAAGGCGATCGGACGCAAGATCATCCCCAGCGAGGTGATCGATCGTCCCAAGGGTTATTTCCCGGTCCCGGCGCTGAAGTATCTGCGCGGCGAGGTGCTGGAGACGGTGACCGATCTGGTGCGCTCGCGCCGTGCCCGCGAGCGCGGGCTGTTCCGCGCGGACTATGTCGAGCACCTGCTGGCCGCGCCCGACGAGCACATCACCCCGCTGCGGGGCTCGAAGCTGTGGCAGGTGGCGCTGCTCGAGCTGTGGCTGCAGGAACACGGGATCTGA
- the ngg gene encoding N-acetylglutaminylglutamine synthetase yields MTMKERIHHRLERSRAPSVKNWDRRPRADQTLGQSASVDCGWGRLLFGQTFSDPAGIARALQQERPGTRDVALYLNEPHVVLAQAPQDLFLDPSHTFRLWFERYQSCQRRPKGFHIRLVNCRADAEAIQRLYISRGMVPPGADFVWANRTSKVLTYWVAEDEQDGSLLGVVNGVDHAAAFDDPENGASLWALAVDAQAPYPGIGETLVRQVIEYYLARGRAFLDLSVIHDNSNAIRLYQKLGFGRIPAFAVKNKNAFNEPLFMGRQPEADLNPYATIIVKEARRRGIGVEVLDAEAGYFALILGGRRVVCRESLSEMTSAVAMSRCDDKAVTHRLLRHAGLRVPEQARFQALDQAEALLSRLGSLVVKPARGEQGAGISVDVRDPKSLELAIGAARRVCETVILEEYVEGHDLRIIVIDYQVVAAAIRRPAHVVGTGRHSIRDLIQAQSRRRRAATGGESNIPMDEETSRCVREAGFVLEHILPEGQVLQVRKTANLHTGGTIHDVTAELHPALAEAAEAAARALDIPVTGLDLIVPSVSEPEYVIIEANERPGLANHEPQPTAERFVDLLFPQTATREEFS; encoded by the coding sequence ATGACCATGAAAGAGCGCATCCATCACCGTCTCGAGCGCAGCCGTGCCCCATCGGTCAAGAACTGGGACCGCCGACCACGGGCCGATCAGACCCTGGGGCAGTCGGCCAGCGTCGACTGCGGCTGGGGCAGGCTGCTGTTCGGACAGACCTTCAGCGATCCGGCAGGGATCGCGCGCGCGCTCCAGCAGGAGCGCCCCGGCACCCGCGACGTGGCGCTCTATCTCAACGAGCCGCATGTGGTGCTGGCTCAGGCGCCGCAGGACCTCTTCCTCGATCCCTCGCACACCTTCCGGCTGTGGTTCGAGCGCTACCAGTCCTGCCAGCGCCGCCCCAAGGGTTTCCATATCCGCCTGGTCAACTGCCGCGCCGACGCCGAGGCGATCCAGCGGCTCTATATCAGTCGCGGCATGGTGCCGCCTGGGGCGGACTTCGTCTGGGCGAACCGCACCTCCAAGGTGCTGACCTACTGGGTCGCGGAAGACGAGCAGGACGGCTCGCTGCTCGGTGTGGTCAACGGTGTCGATCATGCCGCCGCCTTCGACGATCCAGAGAACGGTGCTAGCCTGTGGGCGCTGGCCGTCGACGCTCAGGCACCCTATCCGGGAATCGGCGAGACGCTGGTGCGTCAGGTCATCGAGTACTATCTGGCGCGTGGTCGCGCCTTCCTCGATCTCTCGGTGATCCACGACAACAGCAATGCCATTCGTCTCTACCAGAAGCTCGGCTTCGGCCGCATCCCGGCGTTCGCGGTCAAGAACAAGAACGCCTTCAACGAGCCATTGTTCATGGGACGTCAACCCGAGGCCGATCTCAACCCCTATGCCACCATCATCGTCAAGGAGGCGCGGCGACGTGGCATCGGGGTCGAGGTGCTCGATGCCGAGGCCGGCTATTTCGCGCTGATCCTCGGCGGTCGCCGGGTGGTGTGTCGCGAGAGTCTCAGCGAAATGACCAGCGCGGTGGCGATGAGCCGTTGCGACGACAAGGCGGTCACCCATCGACTGTTGCGCCATGCCGGGCTGCGGGTGCCCGAACAGGCCCGCTTCCAGGCGCTCGATCAGGCCGAGGCGCTGCTCTCGCGGCTCGGTAGCCTGGTGGTGAAACCGGCGCGCGGCGAGCAGGGGGCGGGGATCAGCGTCGACGTGCGCGACCCCAAGTCATTGGAGCTGGCGATCGGCGCGGCGCGGCGCGTCTGCGAGACGGTGATCCTCGAGGAGTACGTGGAGGGCCACGACCTGCGCATCATCGTCATCGACTATCAGGTGGTGGCCGCGGCCATCCGCCGCCCGGCGCATGTTGTCGGCACCGGGCGTCACAGTATTCGCGACCTGATCCAGGCGCAGAGCCGCCGCCGCCGCGCCGCCACCGGCGGCGAGAGCAATATCCCGATGGACGAGGAGACCTCGCGCTGCGTGCGCGAGGCCGGTTTCGTGCTCGAGCACATCCTGCCCGAGGGGCAGGTACTGCAGGTGCGCAAGACCGCCAACCTGCATACCGGCGGGACCATCCACGACGTCACCGCCGAGTTGCACCCGGCGCTCGCCGAGGCCGCCGAGGCCGCGGCGCGCGCGCTCGATATCCCGGTGACCGGGCTCGATCTCATCGTGCCCTCGGTTTCCGAGCCCGAGTATGTGATCATCGAGGCCAACGAGCGTCCGGGGTTGGCCAACCACGAGCCGCAGCCGACCGCCGAACGCTTCGTCGATCTGTTGTTCCCGCAGACCGCGACCCGGGAGGAGTTCTCTTGA
- a CDS encoding osmoprotectant NAGGN system M42 family peptidase, with the protein MKLPAIDSNYLVDILLKLLFTPSPSGYTDRVVHLVCEELERLGVPFELTRRGAIRATLKGRVSQPDRAVVAHIDTLGAMVKGLKENGRLQLVPVGHWNARFAEGARATLFTDTGQLRGTILPMKASGHTFGPEIDNQPGGWDHVEFRIDSRVSDLNGLLRLGVHVGDFLAIDTCPEITDTGFINARHLDDKAGAAVLLATIEAVQRECPDLPVDCHPLFTISEEVGSGASAALHQDVAEMLTIDNGTTAPGQNSSEFGVTIAMADQSGPFDYHLTHRVIQLCQEFSIPHQRDVFRYYRSDSAAALEAGNDVRTALVTFGVDASHGYERIHLDALESLARLVGVYMQAPPLFSRDRYEMGPRAGFPTQPG; encoded by the coding sequence TTGAAGTTACCCGCCATCGACTCGAATTATCTGGTCGATATCCTGCTGAAGCTGTTGTTCACACCCAGCCCCTCGGGTTATACCGATCGGGTGGTCCATCTGGTGTGCGAGGAACTCGAGCGCCTCGGCGTACCCTTCGAGCTGACCCGTCGCGGGGCGATCCGCGCCACCCTGAAAGGGCGGGTGTCACAGCCCGACCGTGCCGTGGTCGCCCACATCGACACCCTCGGTGCCATGGTCAAGGGACTCAAGGAGAACGGTCGCTTGCAGCTGGTGCCTGTGGGGCACTGGAATGCGCGCTTTGCCGAGGGCGCGCGCGCGACCCTGTTCACCGATACCGGTCAGCTCCGCGGCACCATCCTGCCGATGAAGGCCTCCGGACACACCTTCGGACCCGAGATCGACAATCAGCCCGGGGGCTGGGATCACGTCGAGTTCCGTATCGACTCTCGGGTCTCGGACCTGAATGGGCTGCTGCGCCTGGGCGTGCACGTCGGCGACTTCCTCGCCATCGACACCTGCCCGGAGATCACCGATACCGGCTTCATCAATGCCCGGCATCTCGACGACAAGGCCGGTGCCGCGGTGTTGCTGGCGACCATCGAGGCGGTGCAGCGCGAGTGTCCCGATCTGCCGGTCGACTGTCACCCGTTGTTCACCATCTCCGAGGAGGTCGGTTCCGGCGCCTCGGCGGCGCTGCATCAGGATGTCGCCGAGATGCTCACCATCGACAACGGCACCACTGCGCCGGGACAGAACTCGAGCGAGTTCGGGGTGACCATCGCGATGGCCGACCAGAGCGGCCCCTTCGACTACCACCTCACCCATCGCGTCATCCAGCTCTGCCAGGAGTTCTCCATCCCCCACCAGCGTGATGTCTTCCGCTATTACCGTTCCGACAGCGCCGCCGCGCTCGAGGCCGGCAATGACGTGCGTACCGCGCTGGTGACCTTCGGGGTCGATGCCTCGCACGGTTACGAGCGCATCCATCTCGATGCCCTGGAGTCGCTGGCGCGGTTGGTCGGGGTCTACATGCAGGCACCGCCGCTGTTCAGTCGCGACCGCTACGAGATGGGGCCGCGCGCCGGCTTCCCGACCCAGCCGGGCTAA
- a CDS encoding sensor domain-containing diguanylate cyclase yields MAEHDLPNGALPSDELLAVLNEALTSVIITTAELDDDHPRILYVNKAFERMTGYARAELIGRTPRILQGERTERAVLDRLRHNLEQGEEFSGQTVNYRKDGTPYWVSWNITPIRDPDGSIRYFFSNQKDVTEEVRLRRALEHERALLAQIIDLNPAMIGISDGQILRQGNAALREYFGITDMAAFQREHGCICHYFKMLDGRPFTPSPTWIEELAACGPVKLQVERDGRRGYLLAECRELPDVGGFVLTLHDITDAELAHCRALEQAERDPLTGLLNRRGLDRALARTHGRACEYAAVFIDLDHFKRINDELGHDRGDAVLQAVAGVLCQHTRKSDLCARWGGEEFLLVLPYSNLRDGERAAEKLRRAIANESAVLTTASLGVSQGRPGEPLEQTLARADQAVYRAKHSGRNRVVCLAPDED; encoded by the coding sequence ATGGCCGAACACGACCTACCGAACGGCGCCCTCCCCTCCGATGAATTGCTCGCGGTGCTCAACGAGGCACTGACCAGCGTTATCATCACCACGGCCGAACTCGACGACGACCACCCCAGGATCCTTTACGTCAACAAGGCCTTCGAGCGCATGACCGGTTACGCGCGCGCGGAGCTGATCGGACGCACACCACGCATCCTCCAGGGCGAACGCACCGAGCGCGCGGTGCTCGACCGACTGCGCCACAACCTCGAGCAGGGTGAGGAGTTCTCCGGCCAGACCGTCAACTACCGCAAGGACGGCACACCCTACTGGGTGTCTTGGAACATCACCCCGATCCGCGACCCGGACGGCAGCATCCGTTACTTCTTCTCCAACCAGAAGGACGTCACCGAGGAGGTGCGGCTACGCCGGGCACTCGAGCACGAGCGCGCGTTGCTCGCCCAGATCATCGATCTCAATCCGGCGATGATCGGGATCAGCGACGGTCAGATACTCAGACAGGGCAATGCCGCACTGCGCGAGTATTTCGGCATCACCGACATGGCCGCCTTCCAGCGCGAGCACGGCTGTATCTGCCACTACTTCAAGATGCTCGACGGGCGTCCCTTCACCCCCTCGCCGACCTGGATCGAGGAGCTGGCGGCATGCGGGCCGGTCAAGCTCCAGGTGGAACGTGACGGACGCCGCGGCTATCTGCTCGCCGAATGCCGAGAGCTGCCAGATGTCGGTGGCTTCGTGCTCACCCTGCACGACATCACCGACGCCGAACTGGCGCATTGTCGTGCGCTGGAGCAGGCCGAGCGCGACCCCTTGACCGGGTTGCTCAACCGCCGCGGACTCGACCGAGCGCTGGCGCGCACCCATGGCCGAGCCTGTGAGTACGCGGCCGTGTTCATCGATCTCGATCACTTCAAGCGGATCAACGACGAACTCGGGCACGATCGCGGCGACGCGGTGCTCCAGGCCGTCGCCGGGGTGCTGTGTCAGCACACTCGCAAGAGCGACCTGTGTGCGCGCTGGGGGGGCGAGGAGTTCCTGCTGGTGCTGCCCTACAGCAACCTGAGAGACGGCGAGCGAGCCGCCGAAAAGCTGCGGCGGGCGATCGCCAACGAAAGCGCGGTACTCACCACCGCCAGTCTCGGGGTCAGCCAGGGCCGGCCCGGCGAACCGCTCGAGCAAACACTGGCGCGCGCCGATCAGGCGGTCTATCGCGCCAAGCACAGCGGCCGTAACCGCGTGGTCTGTCTCGCTCCCGACGAGGATTAG
- a CDS encoding YgaP family membrane protein, whose protein sequence is MTKNIGSTDRNIRLAIGAVLLLWGLFTLNWLGAIGLVPVVTALIGWCPAYAPFGINTAAKD, encoded by the coding sequence ATGACCAAGAACATCGGCTCCACCGACCGCAACATCCGTCTGGCCATCGGCGCAGTGCTGCTGCTCTGGGGCCTGTTCACCCTGAACTGGCTCGGCGCCATCGGCCTGGTACCGGTGGTCACCGCACTGATCGGCTGGTGCCCGGCCTACGCGCCCTTCGGCATCAACACCGCCGCCAAGGACTGA
- a CDS encoding glutaminase: MRALSALVLALLLGGCAAPTQPPATSETIPAPSAPTPAQPRLAADLRAVAADLRDNHDGEVYAGAVAGTRAEDLAIALTLVDGRTLEVGRTDTRFPLMSVSKPFTYALALEQRGAGFMRARIGTNATGLPYNSLAAGAIRPSTAQNPLVNAGAIATHSYLRGPDPATKRARLLEFYARLAGRPLAIESAWRATPRAQTYALAYQMQAAERLEGEVEDAVSRYLEACIVAVDVAALAHMGATLANAGIAPGGDERIITAAHARDVLALMTIAGMYEDSGRWWQRVGLPAKSGVSGAILAVVPGWGAIAAYSPRLDAAGNSVRAALAIEQLATRWRLHGVERLLAAPAR; encoded by the coding sequence ATGCGCGCACTGTCGGCCCTCGTCCTCGCGCTGTTGCTCGGCGGCTGTGCCGCACCGACACAACCGCCCGCGACATCGGAGACGATCCCAGCGCCAAGCGCACCGACACCGGCCCAGCCCCGGCTCGCCGCCGATCTGCGCGCGGTCGCCGCCGACCTGCGCGACAACCATGATGGCGAGGTCTATGCCGGAGCGGTGGCGGGAACCCGCGCCGAGGACCTGGCGATCGCGCTGACCCTGGTCGACGGTCGCACCCTGGAGGTCGGCCGTACCGACACGCGCTTTCCGCTGATGTCGGTCTCCAAGCCTTTCACCTACGCCCTGGCGCTGGAGCAACGCGGCGCCGGGTTCATGCGCGCGCGGATCGGCACCAATGCCACCGGCCTGCCTTACAACTCGCTGGCCGCCGGCGCGATCCGCCCGAGCACGGCGCAGAACCCGCTGGTCAACGCCGGTGCCATTGCCACCCACAGCTATCTGCGCGGCCCCGATCCGGCCACCAAGCGCGCCCGGCTGCTCGAGTTCTACGCGCGACTGGCCGGCCGCCCACTGGCCATCGAGTCGGCATGGCGCGCCACGCCACGCGCCCAGACCTACGCCCTGGCCTATCAGATGCAGGCGGCCGAACGCCTCGAGGGCGAGGTCGAGGATGCCGTCTCGCGTTATCTCGAGGCCTGTATCGTCGCCGTCGACGTCGCCGCACTCGCCCACATGGGCGCGACCCTGGCCAACGCCGGGATCGCGCCTGGCGGGGATGAGCGCATCATCACTGCCGCTCATGCCCGCGACGTCCTGGCGCTGATGACGATCGCCGGGATGTACGAGGACAGCGGCCGCTGGTGGCAGCGGGTGGGGCTGCCGGCCAAGAGCGGGGTGAGCGGCGCGATCCTCGCCGTGGTCCCCGGCTGGGGGGCGATCGCCGCCTACTCGCCGCGGCTCGACGCTGCGGGCAACAGCGTGCGCGCGGCACTCGCCATCGAACAGCTGGCCACCCGCTGGCGGCTCCACGGTGTCGAGCGACTGCTCGCCGCCCCCGCTCGGTGA